The genomic window GTTACGGAGTAATACGCGTATCGCGCGGGAAGATTCTCATCGATGAATTCTTCCGATCCGGTTTCGGAAATTTTTTCCCAAGCGCCGCCTCCGATCCAACCGGACTTCACGTATCGAAAGATGTAATACTTGGATGCGCCGGAAACCTTCTGCCATTTCAACTCGATCTTATTTTGATACGAACCTCGGCTCGCAGTCAACCCGAGAGGTTTTGCGGGAGGAGTTTTCGGTTGCGCGGTAAATCCGCTCGCAGCGTCCGAAGGTTCTCCCGTTTTTCCGTTGAGTTTTGCGGAAACGACGTAGATTTCCACGACGCCTTTTCTCGCGGCGGAATTGTCCACGTAATTGTTGATCTTGGAATTTCCGATCGGGTTATACCGTTTCTGAGTTTTATTCCATTTAAAAATCTGATATTCGGAAGAAGCGTCTCCGGGTTCCCAGGCAAGTTCGATCTTGTTATCGTATTGTCCTTGTGTCGCTTTCACTCCGAGAACTTTCGGAGGAGGTTTTAATTCTTCCGTTTTCGCGAAACCGACCACTTCTCCTTCGGACAAATCGGAAGAGGAAGAATCCGTCAGCGTAAGAATCTTATATCGATACGCGAGATTCGGCTGAACTCCGTCGTCGTTGAAGCTGTTCGTTCCGGATAAACCGATCTTTGCAAAACCGGAATCTCCCGGACCCTTTCTGTGAATCTCGTAACCGATCGCACCCGGAACGATTTCCCAATTGATCAAAACCTTATCGGTAAAACTTCCCTGCGATGCGGTGATCGACGCGGGTGCAACCGGATTGGAATCGCTTGCAACGCTCGTAGGTTCCGGCGTGTTGGAATCGGGTTTGCCCTGATCGCTGACGGTTTCCACTTGATCGATCATCACAAACGCGCCCTGGCAGATTCGGGTAAACCAACGATAATCGATATAACCGTACCCTTGATCGCCCCAATCCGTTCCCCAAGAGTTGATGAACTTCACAGCGTTTTTAGAATCGTCGTAACCGACAAGAGCGATCGCGTGACCTCCGTAAGTTTTACCGAGTCCGTCTTTGTAGATCTGATTTCCTTTGATATTGAAGAAATTCTCATATACCAAAATTCCGGCGACCACGGGCTTTCCTTCCGCGAGCTGGGCTTTGATCTCGCTCATATCGGTCGTCTTCACGCGTAAGAATTCTTTCGCCTTGTATTTTGCGGCGGCGGCGATCGCGGCTTGCGGAGGACGCGCTCTGTAATCGGCGGGATTGTAAGGCATGGTTTCCCAAGGAGCCGCGCCCATTTCCACCATCACGCGCATCGCGTCGGAGATCAAAGAACCGTTGTCCCTTCCTCCGTTGATCTGATTGTAGATAAACGCGGGAGAAAAGACTTTGCTGTAGTCCGGAGTTCCGCCGGCGGTCCGCAAAGACCAATCCTTGGAATTCTTTCTTTCGATGTATTCTTGAAAACTTTTCGTCGCGTAAGCCGTGGACCAAGCGACACAGCTGCCTTGTTCGCCTTGATTTCCGACGGGAGGCATGGAAGAGGACAAGTCGACGCTGGAAGCAAGACCTCTGTGAGAGATTCCGTACGGATTCGTTTCCTTCAAAGAAGAAAGAAGTTCGGAAGATTCCTGCTTCATTCCGAGCCCGCGCACGGACGGTTGAGCGGAAACGGAAGAATACGCCGTGAACAAAAGAACGAAAGATAAAATAGTAT from Leptospira yasudae includes these protein-coding regions:
- a CDS encoding C1 family peptidase, which codes for MRILKYTILSFVLLFTAYSSVSAQPSVRGLGMKQESSELLSSLKETNPYGISHRGLASSVDLSSSMPPVGNQGEQGSCVAWSTAYATKSFQEYIERKNSKDWSLRTAGGTPDYSKVFSPAFIYNQINGGRDNGSLISDAMRVMVEMGAAPWETMPYNPADYRARPPQAAIAAAAKYKAKEFLRVKTTDMSEIKAQLAEGKPVVAGILVYENFFNIKGNQIYKDGLGKTYGGHAIALVGYDDSKNAVKFINSWGTDWGDQGYGYIDYRWFTRICQGAFVMIDQVETVSDQGKPDSNTPEPTSVASDSNPVAPASITASQGSFTDKVLINWEIVPGAIGYEIHRKGPGDSGFAKIGLSGTNSFNDDGVQPNLAYRYKILTLTDSSSSDLSEGEVVGFAKTEELKPPPKVLGVKATQGQYDNKIELAWEPGDASSEYQIFKWNKTQKRYNPIGNSKINNYVDNSAARKGVVEIYVVSAKLNGKTGEPSDAASGFTAQPKTPPAKPLGLTASRGSYQNKIELKWQKVSGASKYYIFRYVKSGWIGGGAWEKISETGSEEFIDENLPARYAYYSVTAVNLEGKNGPFSSFAYGFTDPNKQRGVKLPSPENLKGVLDAKAGKISLTWDKTKDASEYYVFRKKRGESKWTFLASAGNKNSYVADVPEKEVLFLYSVTSKTDLGGESGNSLPVSAVLSTAVTAPKKRTFGGDSTLEKFKGPWTAMAWDGSNGVSQVLLEIESSDNVNYTVKFNKKKIFEGKYVEESPIIDKDGKFKIEIEKTGDALSVTMKDPSIVNQKSNLSFLKE